A DNA window from Theobroma cacao cultivar B97-61/B2 chromosome 5, Criollo_cocoa_genome_V2, whole genome shotgun sequence contains the following coding sequences:
- the LOC18597710 gene encoding subtilisin inhibitor CLSI-I, translating to MAENQHSQPSEKQPGESTDPTPVLLRTYGCLLGSNTPPKMEWPELVGLTPEEAETKIREDMPRVHIQVVQANSFVTMDFNQGRVRLYLDSSGKVQRPPRIG from the exons ATGGCTGAGAACCAGCACAGTCAGCCCTCTGAAAAGCAACCTGGTGAATCGACAGATCCAACACCTGTCTTACTAA GAACTTACGGGTGTTTGCTTGGATCAAACACTCCTCCAAAAATGGAATGGCCCGAGTTAGTAGGCCTGACCCCAGAGGAAGCAGAGACAAAGATAAGGGAAGACATGCCAAGGGTCCATATTCAGGTGGTCCAAGCTAATTCTTTTGTTACCATGGATTTCAACCAAGGTCGGGTTCGATTGTACCTTGACTCTTCAGGAAAAGTGCAGAGGCCTCCAAGAATTGGCTAA
- the LOC18597711 gene encoding L-type lectin-domain containing receptor kinase IV.1 translates to MCFRFTVLLALLISFAAACDVDFIYNGFRSSKLSLDGIAKFTSNGLLKLTNETWRQKGQAFYPNPVNFKNSTNGSVFSFAATFVFAIISEYPNLSGHGIAFVIAPTRGLPGTLPSQFLGLFNDSNKGNAANHVVAVELDTIQSNEFADINENHVGIDINGLKSDKSFPAGYYEDGTRQFRNLTLISGQRMQVWVEYHGLEKRMDVTLAPINVPKPKTPLLSLSRDLSSILNNEMYVGFSSSTGSVLTSHYVLGWSFKINGQAQELTLSQLPKLPRLGRKKRSRFLTIGLPLILVSLVLAAVSGVAYFIRRKRKFAEVVEDWELEYGPHRFKYKDLYVATKGFKDKELVGAGGFGRVYRGVLPTSKLEIAVKRVSHESRQGMKEFVAEIVSIGRLRHRNLVKLLGYCRRKGELLLVYDYMPNGSLDKYLYDQPNVTLNWRQRFRVIKGVASGLFYLHEEWEQVVIHRDVKASNVLLDGELNGRLGDFGLARLYDHGKDPQTTRIVGTLGYLAPEHTRTGKATPLTDVFAFGAFLLEVACGRRPIQAQSPTEDVILIDWVYSCWYKGDILEAKDPKLGTDYVAEEVELVLKLGLLCSHSEPEARPTMRQCVQFLEGDIPLPEISSLTLSSGGLAFAHREGFDDFAMSYTSSIYKGFSQSSSVAESLLSGGR, encoded by the coding sequence ATGTGTTTCAGGTTTACAGTTCTGCTAGCTCTTCTGATAAGCTTCGCAGCCGCCTGCGATGTTGATTTCATCTACAATGGCTTCCGGTCCTCAAAGCTAAGCCTTGATGGCATCGCGAAGTTCACTTCCAATGGACTTCTAAAGCTCACCAATGAAACCTGGCGACAAAAAGGTCAGGCTTTCTACCCTAACCCTGTAAACTTCAAGAATTCAACGAACGGTTCAGTTTTTTCCTTCGCCGCGACCTTTGTCTTCGCTATCATCTCTGAATATCCGAATCTCAGCGGTCACGGAATCGCTTTCGTGATTGCACCCACCAGGGGCCTCCCCGGAACTCTTCCGAGCCAGTTTCTCGGACTCTTCAACGATTCCAACAAGGGTAATGCTGCGAATCATGTTGTTGCTGTAGAACTCGATACGATACAAAGTAACGAGTTTGCTGACATCAATGAAAATCACGTTGGGATTGATATTAATGGGTTGAAGTCCGATAAATCTTTTCCAGCTGGATATTATGAGGATGGCACCCGTCAGTTTAGAAACCTGACTCTGATCAGTGGGCAACGGATGCAAGTTTGGGTTGAATATCATGGTTTAGAGAAGAGAATGGACGTTACTTTGGCTCCAATTAATGTTCCCAAACCCAAGACTCCACTTTTGTCTTTGTCTCGTgatctttcttcaattcttAACAATGAGATGTATGTTGGTTTTTCATCGTCAACTGGTTCTGTTCTGACATCGCATTATGTTTTGGGTTGGAGTTTTAAGATTAATGGTCAGGCGCAGGAGCTTACCCTGTCTCAACTTCCCAAGCTTCCTCGGTTAGGACGAAAGAAAAGATCAAGATTTTTGACAATTGGGTTGCCTTTGATTTTAGTGAGTTTGGTTCTGGCAGCAGTTTCCGGTGTAGCTTATTTCataagaaggaaaaggaagtTTGCTGAAGTTGTTGAAGATTGGGAGCTTGAGTATGGGCCTCATAGATTCAAGTATAAAGATCTGTATGTTGCAACAAAAGGATTCAAAGACAAGGAGCTGGTGGGCGCTGGCGGATTTGGAAGGGTTTATAGAGGAGTTTTACCGACCAGTAAACTTGAGATTGCAGTGAAAAGAGTCTCACATGAATCAAGGCAAGGGATGAAGGAATTTGTAGCAGAAATTGTAAGCATCGGTCGTCTCCGGCACCGGAATTTAGTTAAGCTCTTGGGCTATTGCCGGCGTAAAGGTGAGCTGCTTTTGGTCTATGACTACATGCCTAATGGAAGTCTGGATAAGTACTTGTATGACCAGCCAAACGTCACCCTTAATTGGAGACAAAGATTCAGAGTTATCAAAGGTGTAGCATCAGGATTGTTTTATTTACATGAAGAATGGGAGCAGGTGGTGATTCACAGAGATGTTAAGGCTAGTAATGTCTTGTTAGATGGAGAATTGAACGGAAGATTGGGAGATTTTGGCCTTGCAAGATTATATGATCATGGTAAAGATCCACAAACAACTCGTATTGTGGGAACTCTTGGTTATCTGGCTCCAGAGCATACTAGAACTGGGAAAGCCACACCACTCACCGATGTGTTTGCTTTCGGGGCATTTTTGCTTGAAGTTGCCTGTGGAAGAAGGCCAATACAGGCACAATCTCCAACAGAAGATGTAATTTTGATTGACTGGGTGTATTCCTGTTGGTACAAAGGTGATATTCTTGAGGCAAAGGATCCTAAGCTGGGTACAGATTATGTAGCAGAGGAAGTCGAGTTGGTCTTAAAACTTGGGTTGCTCTGCTCCCACTCAGAACCTGAAGCAAGGCCAACCATGCGCCAATGTGTCCAGTTTTTAGAAGGAGACATTCCTCTGCCGGAAATATCATCACTTACTCTCTCTTCCGGCGGCCTAGCATTTGCCCATCGAGAAGGCTTCGATGATTTTGCCATGTCATATACATCTTCTATTTACAAGGGATTCTCCCAGTCATCATCCGTTGCAGAGTCTCTGCTCTCAGGAGGTCGATGA